Proteins from a genomic interval of Trifolium pratense cultivar HEN17-A07 linkage group LG6, ARS_RC_1.1, whole genome shotgun sequence:
- the LOC123889240 gene encoding ORC ubiquitin ligase 1-like, whose product MGEENSDAMNLDLNLGPDPEPQTGSIAANEALNLDDWIDEPLQRISQAAARLRGRQRWRWRQLPTYPQTVHRILPQSSYAQVHQILPEPARHIYIPPEARNISIELNNFLVNSGNGTGLQAGEGSVAAVERMVEEEEVPAPKACENNNGVTVDETSQKKDDVEKAGGGDGDFFDCNICLDLAKEPVLTCCGHLFCWQCLYRWLHLHSDAKECPVCKGEVTIKSVTPIYGRGNNARVLEEDSALKIPPRPQAKRVESLRQTIQRNAFAALPVEEMIRRLGSRIDLTRDLFQPNEPENARGSAERTTSLLSRFLTSRGMRREQNPVPPSDDVTDLNQNNVNNGAELGGRVQSLLLRRSQSHRATLSTLSSALTSAERLVEAYFRSNPLGRNQEQPPSSVDDRDSFSSIAAVINSESQVDTAVEIDSMVTSSRRRTDASRLSDVDSGDSRAPRRRRLN is encoded by the coding sequence ATGGGGGAAGAAAATTCTGATGCAATGAACCTTGATTTGAATCTGGGTCCTGACCCGGAACCACAAACTGGGTCAATAGCAGCTAATGAAGCTTTGAATTTGGATGATTGGATTGACGAGCCTCTTCAGCGAATTAGCCAAGCTGCTGCTAGGCTTAGGGGGAGACAGAGGTGGAGATGGAGGCAGCTTCCCACGTATCCTCAAACAGTTCATCGCATTTTACCTCAATCCTCTTATGCTCAAGTTCATCAAATTTTACCTGAACCTGCACGTCATATTTATATCCCACCCGAAGCTCGCAATATCTCTATCgaattgaacaattttttggtcaattCGGGGAATGGAACTGGATTACAGGCTGGGGAAGGAAGTGTGGCTGCTGTGGAGAGAATGGTGGAGGAAGAGGAGGTGCCTGCACCGAAAGCGTGTGAGAACAATAATGGTGTTACGGTCGATGAGACTTCGCAGAAGAAGGATGATGTTGAAAAGGCTGGTGGCGGTGATGGGGATTTTTTCGATTGTAATATCTGTTTGGACTTGGCCAAGGAACCTGTTTTGACTTGCTGTGGTCATTTGTTTTGTTGGCAATGCTTATATCGATGGTTGCATCTGCATTCAGATGCTAAGGAGTGTCCAGTTTGCAAGGGAGAGGTGACAATTAAGAGTGTTACACCTATATATGGCCGTGGGAATAATGCTCGTGTTCTTGAGGAGGATTCTGCTCTTAAAATCCCTCCTAGGCCACAAGCTAAGCGTGTTGAGAGTTTGAGACAAACCATTCAGAGAAATGCATTTGCTGCACTCCCTGTGGAAGAGATGATTCGACGTCTTGGAAGCAGAATTGATCTCACTAGGGATTTATTTCAGCCAAATGAACCAGAAAATGCTCGTGGATCAGCAGAGAGAACTACTTCTTTGCTAAGTAGGTTTTTGACATCTCGAGGCATGCGTAGAGAGCAGAATCCTGTGCCACCCTCAGATGATGTTACTGACTTGAATCAGAACAATGTTAATAATGGTGCTGAGTTGGGAGGCAGGGTGCAATCCCTTTTGCTTAGAAGGTCACAATCACATAGAGCAACACTTTCTACTCTTTCATCAGCACTTACTTCTGCTGAAAGGTTGGTTGAAGCATATTTCCGTAGCAATCCATTAGGCAGAAACCAAGAACAACCACCTTCTTCAGTCGATGACAGAGATTCCTTTTCAAGCATTGCTGCTGTAATAAATTCAGAGAGTCAAGTCGACACTGCTGTAGAAATTGATTCCATGGTAACCTCTTCTAGGAGAAGAACTGACGCTTCAAGATTGTCTGATGTGGACAGTGGAGATTCTCGTGCTCCAAGGCGCAGGCGTCTGAATTGA
- the LOC123891842 gene encoding pre-mRNA-splicing factor CWC22 homolog encodes MTITISHVFDFRSVSPSKAIHNHNVYIPPFKSDKPIKNVHDKTSPLYQILTWDSLRNNITRIINNVNTTTNLKDIIRDLLELNLIRGRGIFCRSVLTSQMSHPEFSDVFSALVAVVNSMFFEVGQLFIRRIVWQFKSAYKRNDKPQLLNTVKFIAHLVNQKVAHATIAIEILTVLLEKPSEYSVTTAVRFLVECGSMLQDVLPNKLYGVFDLFCGILYEGRFGKRVEFMIKKLLAIRKDDFQGYPAVRPELDLVEEEDKLTHEVSLDEDIDPEFSLDVFNLDPYFAMNEKFYEGMKKDLLGDDEESDGDQESGSDVESNEESEGDQATSGKVSNSDARSSHSSDSPGSANSDENGGKRKRN; translated from the coding sequence ATGACGATCACAATTTCGCATGTTTTCGATTTCCGTTCGGTTTCACCTTCTAAAGCAATCCACAATCACAACGTTTACATCCCACCTTTTAAATCGGATAAACCGATCAAAAATGTTCATGACAAGACTTCACCATTGTATCAGATATTAACTTGGGACTCTTTGAGAAACAACATTACAAGAATCATCAACAATGTCAACACCACTACAAATCTCAAGGATATAATTCGCGATTTGTTGGAATTAAACTTGATCCGCGGAAGAGGAATCTTTTGCAGATCAGTTTTGACATCGCAGATGTCTCATCCGGAGTTTAGTGATGTGTTCTCTGCACTCGTTGCGGTGGTAAATTCTATGTTTTTTGAAGTTGGTCAACTTTTTATCAGAAGAATTGTTTGGCAATTCAAAAGTGCTTATAAGAGGAATGATAAGCCTCAATTGCTTAATACTGTTAAATTTATAGCACACTTGGTGAATCAAAAAGTTGCTCATGCGACTATTGCTATAGAGATACTCACTGTTTTGCTTGAAAAGCCTAGTGAATATAGTGTTACAACCGCCGTTCGTTTTCTTGTAGAATGTGGTTCAATGTTGCAGGATGTTTTACCTAATAAGCTTTATGGTGTATTTGATCTTTTCTGCGGAATTCTTTATGAAGGTAGATTCGGTAAACGCGTTGAATTCATGATTAAAAAGTTATTGGCTATAAGAAAAGATGATTTTCAAGGTTATCCTGCTGTTCGGCCTGAATTAGACCTTGTGGAAGAGGAAGATAAGTTAACTCATGAAGTCTCGTTGGACGAGGACATTGATCCAGAGTTTTCGCTTGATGTATTTAATCTTGATCCGTATTTTGCAATGAATGAAAAGTTTTATGAGGGGATGAAGAAAGACCTACTAGGTGACGATGAAGAAAGCGATGGAGATCAAGAAAGTGGCTCGGACGTTGAATCAAATGAAGAAAGTGAGGGAGATCAAGCAACATCAGGAAAAGTTTCAAATTCTGATGCTAGGAGCTCTCATTCATCAGATTCACCAGGTTCAGCTAATTctgatgaaaatggtggaaAACGTAAAAGAAATTAA
- the LOC123892600 gene encoding uncharacterized protein LOC123892600 encodes MRIRKRQAIFSSSESISSLHLSDPHQFNRSPVMVQLGEATHVVSPASTLDRFQPSDQTLPLIGKLNNGHDYLSGIEETEVHKPNNKQEQDPLDDDKVREQGKESGNFGDNKSNHISKGDILVVSQVLPSSSSTFVQDGRWCEGEKAIPLKKRKGGLENVGMESNDDTGKKMKTKMKTKMNKNCSVGKDDEDEESETKVNNIKKRATKRGSALMEGSRCSRVNGRGWRCCQQTLVGYSLCEHHLGKGRLRSMTSVRSRSNLGFSTNVAPNNVLDHSASNSNLEKKIIDVDELDNDEEKKPVVMIAKKRMKLGMVKARSMSSLLGQTDNKVALVDENNK; translated from the exons ATGAGGATCCGTAAAAGACAGGctattttctcttcttctgAGTCAATTTCATCTTTGCATCTCTCAGATCCCCACCAGTTTAACCGGTCACCGGTCATGGTGCAACTCGGTGAAGCTACTCATGTTGTTTCACCTGCTTCTACCTTGGATCGTTTTCAGCCGTCTGATCAAACACTCCCACTGATTGGGAAACTAAACAACGGCCATGATTATCTCTCCGGCATCGAAGAAACTGAGGTACACAAACCCAACAACAAGCAAGAACAAGATCCTTTG GATGATGATAAAGTTAGAGAGCAAGGCAAAGAGAGTGGAAACTTTGGAGATAACAAAAGTAATCATATCAG CAAAGGAGATATCTTGGTTGTTTCTCAAGTCTTACCATCATCATCAAGTACTTTTGTTCAAG ATGGGAGATGGTGTGAGGGAGAGAAAGCTATTCCTTTAAAGAAAAGGAAAGGAGGGTTAGAGAATGTTGGGATGGAGAGTAATGATGATACCGGTAAGAAGATGAAGACGAAGATGAAGACGAAGATGAATAAGAATTGTTCTGTTGGtaaagatgatgaagatgaagaaagcGAAACGAAAGTGAATAATATTAAGAAGAGGGCGACGAAAAGGGGAAGTGCATTGATGGAAGGTTCGAGGTGCAGTCGTGTTAACGGAAGAGGATGGCGGTGTTGTCAACAAACACTAGTTGGTTATTCACTTTGTGAGCATCATTTAGGGAAAGGAAGGTTGAGAAGTATGACTAGTGTTAGAAGTAGATCTAATCTTGGATTTTCTACTAATGTTGCACCAAATAATGTTCTTGATCATAGTGCTTCTAATTCAAATCTTGAAAAGAAAATCATTGATGTTGATGAGTTGGACAATGATGAGGAGAAGAAACCGGTTGTGATGATTGCAAAGAAGAGAATGAAGCTTGGAATGGTTAAAGCTCGATCCATGAGCAGCTTATTGGGACAGACAGACAACAAGGTTGCTTTAGTTGATGAGAATAACAAGTAA
- the LOC123889241 gene encoding peroxidase A2-like, whose product MFCSTLYSIFIVIILILLNPSNAQLNSTFYSNTCPNVSSIVRNVIQQALQNDSRIAASLIRLHFHDCFVNGCDASILLDQAGNITLSEKNAVPNNNSARGFNVVDNIKTSIENSCPATVSCADILALASEASVSLSGGPSWSVLLGRRDGLIANQSGANTSIPAPTESLGNITAKFAAVGLNTSDLVALSGAHTFGRAQCRFFNQRLFNFSNTGNPDPTLNSQYLSTLQQNCPQNGSGNTINNLDPSSPNNFDNNYFKNLLNNQGLLQTDQELFSTNGAATISIVNIFANNQTAFFEAFVQSMINMGNINPLTGNQGEIRSDCKKVNGS is encoded by the exons ATGTTTTGTTCTACTCTTTATTCCATTTTCATAGTGATAATACTAATCCTTCTTAATCCATCAAATGCTCAATTAAATTCAACCTTCTACTCCAATACATGCCCCAATGTTTCTTCCATAGTGAGAAATGTTATTCAGCAAGCTCTTCAAAATGATTCTCGTATTGCCGCGAGCCTAATCCGTCTTCATTTTCATGATTGTTTTGTTAAT GGATGTGATGCATCTATTTTATTAGATCAAGCTGGAAACATAACACTAAGCGAGAAAAATGCTGTTCCGAACAATAATTCAGCTCGTGGATTTAACGTGGTTGACAACATCAAAACATCTATTGAAAATTCATGTCCTGCTACCGTGTCTTGTGCTGATATTCTTGCTCTTGCTTCCGAAGCTTCTGTGTCTTTG TCAGGTGGTCCTTCATGGAGTGTTCTACTTGGCAGAAGGGATGGTCTGATTGCAAACCAATCTGGCGCCAACACCTCCATTCCCGCTCCAACCGAAAGCCTTGGCAATATCACTGCCAAATTCGCGGCTGTTGGCTTAAACACAAGTGATCTAGTTGCATTATCCG GTGCACATACTTTTGGCCGTGCCCAATGTAGATTTTTCAACCAAAGACTATTCAACTTCAGTAACACTGGCAACCCCGATCCAACACTGAATTCACAATATCTATCAACTCTACAACAAAATTGTCCACAAAATGGAAGTGGAAACACAATAAACAATCTCGACCCTTCATCGCCAAATAATTTTGACAACAACTACTTCAAAAATCTTCTCAACAACCAAGGCCTTCTTCAGACTGATCAAGAATTGTTTTCCACTAATGGTGCTGCCACAATCTCTATTGTGAACATATTTGCCAACAATCAAACAGCTTTTTTTGAAGCCTTTGTTCAATCCATGATTAATATGGGAAATATTAATCCATTAACAGGAAATCAAGGAGAAATTAGATCTGATTGTAAGAAAGTTAATGGAAGTTGA